A single window of Candidatus Flexicrinis affinis DNA harbors:
- a CDS encoding RHS repeat-associated core domain-containing protein, with amino-acid sequence MAYDPAGRVTMIHHHRDVSGVPQTLARFDYTMDARGNRTQAVEQRQPSGGGSLQPQTHVYTYDGVERMTGATTYPNATPTGTPIRTFAYGYDLAGNRTSAALNGTPTSYSYNNRNQLTSDGTHTFGYDKNGNRISDGTLTTVWDRAGRMLSHDGHSYAYDGEGRRVAQIAGGSTTRYVLDVQRGLPAVIGAKAGSDVTHYMHGPLGMFAQRNPDASWDWMLHDGLGSVRGVFDGTLQSAAEYDPFGEPIVAPMGTAYGFTGELTDGNGLVYLRARYLAPALGTFASRDPWRGTASAPRTWNGYAWVEGNVVNRVDPGGMTVFGSTAIPPA; translated from the coding sequence ATGGCGTACGACCCGGCGGGACGCGTGACGATGATCCACCACCACCGCGACGTCTCCGGCGTGCCGCAGACCCTCGCCCGCTTCGACTACACGATGGACGCGCGCGGCAACCGGACGCAGGCGGTCGAGCAGCGCCAGCCGAGTGGCGGCGGATCGCTCCAGCCGCAGACGCACGTCTACACCTACGACGGCGTCGAGCGCATGACCGGCGCGACCACCTATCCCAACGCCACGCCGACCGGCACGCCGATCCGCACGTTTGCCTACGGCTACGATCTGGCCGGCAACCGGACCAGCGCGGCGCTCAACGGCACGCCGACCAGCTACAGCTACAACAACCGCAACCAGCTCACCAGCGACGGGACGCACACGTTCGGCTACGACAAGAACGGCAACCGGATCAGCGACGGCACCCTGACAACCGTCTGGGATCGCGCCGGGCGGATGCTCTCGCACGACGGGCACAGCTACGCCTACGACGGCGAAGGCCGGCGCGTCGCGCAGATCGCCGGCGGATCGACCACGCGCTACGTGCTGGACGTGCAGCGCGGGCTGCCGGCGGTGATCGGGGCGAAGGCGGGGTCGGACGTGACGCACTACATGCACGGTCCGCTGGGGATGTTCGCCCAGCGCAACCCGGACGCGTCGTGGGACTGGATGCTGCACGACGGACTGGGGAGCGTGCGCGGCGTGTTCGACGGGACGCTGCAGAGCGCGGCGGAGTACGATCCGTTTGGCGAGCCGATTGTCGCGCCCATGGGGACGGCGTACGGCTTCACCGGCGAGCTGACCGACGGCAACGGGCTGGTGTATCTGCGTGCCCGCTACCTCGCTCCCGCACTCGGGACGTTCGCCTCGCGCGATCCGTGGCGGGGGACGGCATCCGCGCCACGCACGTGGAACGGCTACGCGTGGGTCGAGGGGAATGTGGTCAACCGGGTCGATCCGGGTGGGATGACAGTGTTTGGCTCCACTGCCATCCCACCCGCATAG
- a CDS encoding PD40 domain-containing protein, whose translation MPYTAHSVEELRSLIQGAPDNVMHVIELLPGMKYELNAPAFLEGWNGFPIISSQKIIRIVGRGASLVRREIAGTPFFRFFEVETGGWLELIQLKFQNGTIGGTASPLFIHHGGALFNKGTVHIKYCDFVDNIVLTRLTPAISGTPDSFGGAIANNEGSLIVQGSAFRNNQAVKGGAIHNDNGNLDLTNCMFENNRTIVSLIYGNGGAVGTYGGDVTIRQSRFSQNYALTAGGAIHCTDTTLLVTGSDFTENRTVVDITGGCFYNASGSEVALHFNQFYGNGGGPGIQFGAASGTEVDATNNWWGAALGPSIGYVNTYPRDSVSEEGVIYEPFLTSETAIHSNLAECRPGLANISYATTDQATSKNPISLIRGEKRWVQTDIKLESPLTAIEFTRTYRQSLQDELQFMGLGWTHNHVGFVEPISIGSPNSVDVDLQTGGRIRLYETSSTGKFEGAAGSNTRLTFSGSPSYTMAVLKAADKSKFRFEIIDSGNPNSRYRLVSRTWPNGNRWTYTYDVNARLTSVQDDWGRKLVFFYYGGTSYKEGQLNTVEAINEGVSVGIVAYDYTPEMENGAPVSNPKALLSSVTDLLNNTWTYDYFGSKSGETGSDPTPLNFMTARRSPPIQTQGNGVVDLERLNYFVDSGAVTSIVQRRGDDDELVETEFEFSEEGHETTETVATSIRTHSFKRGLLENTIVAEENANTGRLEPTGVFRPGSQADAYGNMTWLGWNDDGEFLTDVINPAGAITSFDYERDEQGDFNEDSRFVRLSDADGRRTHYLYDDDLRQPTLVLVSNEQVSIDVKGDMDNVADWTKIDSSTTNELSLDVTAGYFRRVVADSSGDGIESNAWDFVDGRTYVLSARVFPVASCAVTLQVPGVPALELNSVGSNAWEELSVSFVANTNLTDRVVQAIASVSGEFYLDAVSLIEDGRELLNDRFFERSDTPAIPDWRGIGGHEPTMNERRPGADTGGHSRHVVAATGYGIKSAEEFSITAEKKYLLSARIFVVSGEVTMQVLGVGGVGVSTAATLGVWQTIRTLYTATTSVSSLNVAFTAEGGSAEFYVDSVHLVELDAIYSWQEYRYDYAWRTVEERSIDVDTLKVSRELTREYYVTTLFWGMLEKLTHVDPDGVTNNNWTTYEYDHAGRTTLVHKGSVFGNCDVTYTVYDTAGNVVATICNYSPGADPAPSDAQEAANLYDAEKPNENRVTTFAHDELGRQYLVTTNAGSDFAITNYTVLDSLDRPRLSISNYENPEVSPGVRTYTEPYTWAWDGDKWIDGSDPAKVIDHGPNKDRNIVSQTVYNELGLTRLQRDVAGKVALSGYDRAGRLIRSVLNASQPAFNNRFNGGDPTLEMYPGEGIALNSRADQDIIQFSQHNAVGNVVKSTSNPDFPDVSRTTLTTYDALNRPHLVVSSASAPAYEILADRQLASYVFNSAPDLDLVTETSYDLMGRVLETKDEMGRITRTVYDVQGRLIRSISNYHSQTGADGNVVDPSDWHWQDGRWMYLFDPIQTTYYPVEHNSLGTMIGIADQNLVTETIYDGAGRVLETRDILGRVTRFVYDGLGRQTKSITNYAEQITVPDEWQWRIVSGEGAWRLSATSNMKVSFGDDNDQNLIIETSYDGDGRPFEVRNAEGLVTRTVYDELGRTSKTIRNYVEQSTEPHSWEWREESSKWAWRLSDETTDLVDHGDREDQNLITQTHYDAQGRPELIRDNRGVAAFSVYDKQGRQVKTIANYIPQTTPPVAWIWRLDAAETEYAWRLSDDNDTEVSHGADNDQNIISATEEFDLLGRVVFTRDVAGHATVRIYDELGRQVRIVTSYVVQGATDPKDWVWRTEGGVWGWYAADSGSTLVSHGTDNDVNLISDTHYDKAGRVVLTRDASGTSTAFTYDRAGRQRNVTTAAETGLATTSYACFDKAGRTLRRIDNWIDNGVSPDERDTAGNYVFDPELHGIDNDQNLITRIVLDELGRVYRQSNPAGDSTTSFYDLDSSLVQQLDPLAVSTRYVHDRQRRTTKVVQNYYDQRMRIAFSSNRDRTNAAESDIFTMNRDGTNVVRLTSDGVVNEAAAWSRDGTKIAFFRRTTSGHLMIYTMDSDGAALTAITDTDADHLYPAWSADSTKIVCKGYNVSSYVLKVMDSDGGNKQVLWEPPANRDIYHPNWSWANNKVVFELNHTDAALESDIAVVNSNGSGFALLVADGNKNRNPVWSPDGTRIAFDSRTVENLFQIYVMRHDGTDVTQLTFTAQANVNPTWSPDGRQIMFYSRRDGLPERQLYVMNADGTNQRRVTVNESSDNDVAWAPIQTDPAAWEWVTDHWENEDGDPIVHGDLNDTNVIVAMRNDIAGRPIEVRNPGGATTAYRYDALGRRIVRVMNYVPQGTTDPADWVWSVANDRWERGASDTTAISHGPNGDENMVMQMRYVDLDAPGDVTGQTRTITVQPNGTEIVRDFDRLGRPLTIGYDDLRATPDVTFAHDIRGNRVRMTETGISGTVRETLYSYDGAQRLITASFDTDGDSTVDETVGYAYDVSGRRTQLAMPGSKTVDYTFDARGQMRSLTDWSDQTTRFRYDAMGRHVLTRRANGLRSLYQYDAGGRLRLLRHDAGARLLAQFGYEVDARGNRTQAFEAQRHPGSGTTIIDQSDDAVYYYGDWTTAGGFHVTAQPYASFRLTFAGNENVELTMGEGPDHGLYDVYIGGSLWQSFNGYAANAGERVIPIPLSNDGPFTLHVKNRADKARHRPAT comes from the coding sequence ATGCCGTACACAGCACATAGCGTCGAAGAACTGAGATCCCTAATCCAAGGTGCACCTGACAATGTAATGCATGTAATCGAGTTATTGCCCGGCATGAAGTACGAACTCAATGCACCCGCATTCTTGGAGGGTTGGAACGGCTTTCCAATAATCTCAAGTCAGAAGATTATCCGAATCGTCGGACGCGGCGCTAGCTTAGTGCGGCGCGAAATCGCAGGTACGCCATTCTTTCGATTCTTCGAAGTCGAAACTGGGGGATGGCTTGAGCTTATTCAACTAAAATTTCAGAATGGCACGATCGGAGGAACTGCAAGTCCTCTTTTCATACATCATGGTGGTGCCCTTTTCAACAAAGGAACGGTTCACATCAAGTATTGTGACTTTGTCGATAACATAGTACTTACCAGGTTGACACCGGCGATTAGTGGTACCCCTGACTCATTCGGCGGTGCAATTGCCAACAATGAAGGCTCCCTAATCGTACAGGGAAGCGCGTTCAGAAATAATCAAGCAGTAAAAGGTGGAGCCATACATAATGATAATGGCAACCTCGATCTGACAAATTGTATGTTTGAGAATAACCGTACTATAGTAAGCCTAATATACGGGAATGGAGGTGCTGTAGGTACTTACGGAGGGGATGTAACTATTCGTCAATCACGTTTTAGCCAAAACTACGCCCTCACCGCCGGTGGAGCGATACATTGCACCGATACGACACTTCTGGTAACAGGCAGCGACTTCACCGAGAACCGGACGGTTGTGGATATTACAGGCGGTTGCTTTTACAATGCCAGCGGTTCCGAAGTTGCACTTCACTTCAATCAATTCTACGGAAATGGCGGTGGTCCAGGTATTCAATTCGGTGCTGCTTCGGGCACCGAGGTTGATGCCACCAACAATTGGTGGGGTGCCGCGCTTGGCCCCTCAATTGGCTATGTAAATACATATCCCCGAGATTCAGTATCAGAAGAGGGAGTAATCTACGAGCCGTTTCTAACGAGTGAAACCGCAATCCATTCCAACCTGGCTGAATGCCGACCTGGACTTGCCAACATAAGTTATGCAACGACCGATCAAGCGACCTCGAAGAATCCAATTAGCCTGATTCGCGGCGAAAAGCGCTGGGTACAGACCGACATAAAATTGGAGTCACCCCTAACGGCAATCGAGTTCACTCGGACCTACCGTCAAAGCTTGCAAGACGAACTGCAATTCATGGGATTGGGCTGGACTCACAATCATGTCGGTTTTGTTGAGCCGATTTCTATAGGTTCACCAAACTCTGTAGATGTCGACCTTCAAACTGGCGGCCGAATCAGATTGTATGAAACAAGTTCAACCGGAAAGTTCGAGGGAGCTGCCGGTTCCAACACGCGCCTCACATTCAGCGGTTCACCCTCGTACACAATGGCAGTACTCAAAGCCGCCGACAAGAGTAAGTTTCGTTTTGAGATCATTGACAGCGGAAACCCGAACAGTCGCTACAGACTTGTGTCTCGGACGTGGCCTAATGGAAATCGATGGACCTATACATACGATGTCAACGCTCGCCTGACCTCAGTTCAAGATGATTGGGGGCGAAAGTTAGTGTTCTTCTATTATGGGGGCACGAGTTACAAGGAAGGTCAACTTAATACAGTCGAGGCAATAAACGAAGGCGTGTCGGTCGGCATCGTCGCCTACGACTACACGCCGGAAATGGAGAACGGCGCGCCCGTATCCAATCCCAAAGCCCTCTTGTCGTCCGTAACCGATCTGCTAAACAATACCTGGACATATGACTACTTTGGCTCAAAGTCCGGCGAAACCGGAAGCGACCCTACACCGCTAAACTTTATGACGGCGCGTCGCTCGCCGCCGATCCAGACCCAGGGAAATGGCGTCGTTGACCTAGAACGGTTGAACTATTTCGTGGACTCCGGTGCAGTGACTAGCATCGTGCAAAGGCGCGGCGACGACGATGAACTCGTTGAAACGGAGTTCGAATTCTCCGAAGAAGGACATGAGACGACGGAGACGGTTGCTACCTCGATTCGCACACATTCTTTCAAGCGCGGCCTCCTGGAGAACACGATAGTCGCAGAGGAAAACGCGAATACGGGGCGATTGGAACCAACCGGCGTTTTCAGACCCGGTAGCCAGGCCGATGCATACGGCAATATGACTTGGCTCGGCTGGAATGACGACGGCGAGTTCCTTACCGATGTGATCAACCCAGCCGGTGCTATCACGTCGTTTGACTATGAACGCGACGAACAAGGCGATTTCAACGAAGATTCTAGGTTTGTCCGACTCAGCGATGCGGACGGACGAAGAACCCACTACTTGTATGACGATGATCTGCGGCAACCGACCCTTGTACTTGTCTCAAACGAACAAGTCTCAATCGATGTCAAAGGTGACATGGATAATGTCGCTGATTGGACAAAGATCGATTCGTCTACAACTAACGAACTAAGTCTGGACGTTACAGCTGGGTACTTCCGCAGAGTAGTTGCAGATTCGAGCGGTGATGGTATCGAGAGTAACGCGTGGGACTTTGTTGATGGCCGGACGTACGTCTTATCGGCGCGCGTATTCCCTGTCGCTTCGTGTGCTGTGACGCTGCAGGTTCCGGGAGTACCGGCGCTAGAACTTAACTCGGTAGGAAGCAATGCCTGGGAAGAACTATCTGTCTCATTCGTCGCAAATACCAATCTAACTGATCGTGTCGTACAGGCAATCGCTTCAGTCAGCGGCGAATTCTACCTTGATGCAGTGTCACTCATCGAAGATGGACGAGAGTTATTGAACGATCGTTTCTTCGAGCGCTCGGATACGCCAGCGATACCGGATTGGCGGGGTATTGGCGGCCATGAGCCAACCATGAATGAGAGGCGGCCCGGCGCCGACACCGGCGGGCATTCGCGTCATGTCGTGGCAGCAACCGGTTACGGTATCAAGAGCGCAGAAGAATTCTCAATTACCGCAGAGAAGAAGTATCTCTTGTCTGCTCGAATCTTCGTCGTTTCTGGTGAAGTAACCATGCAGGTTCTCGGTGTTGGTGGCGTTGGCGTTTCTACCGCGGCTACCCTTGGCGTCTGGCAAACCATCCGGACTCTGTATACCGCAACGACTTCAGTGTCCTCACTAAATGTGGCATTTACCGCTGAGGGCGGCAGCGCGGAATTCTATGTCGACTCGGTCCATCTGGTTGAACTGGATGCGATCTATAGCTGGCAGGAGTACCGCTACGACTACGCTTGGCGCACGGTTGAGGAACGATCGATCGACGTAGATACTCTTAAGGTCTCTCGCGAATTGACACGTGAGTATTACGTCACAACATTGTTCTGGGGCATGCTCGAGAAGCTCACTCACGTCGATCCGGATGGTGTCACCAATAACAATTGGACGACGTATGAGTACGATCACGCAGGACGAACAACGCTGGTTCACAAAGGCAGCGTCTTTGGCAACTGTGACGTTACGTACACAGTGTACGATACCGCAGGCAATGTTGTTGCAACGATCTGCAATTATTCGCCAGGTGCCGATCCCGCACCGAGCGATGCCCAGGAAGCTGCAAATCTGTACGACGCCGAAAAGCCCAACGAAAATAGGGTGACAACGTTCGCGCATGACGAACTCGGCCGTCAGTACCTCGTCACGACAAATGCAGGTTCGGACTTCGCTATTACGAACTATACCGTTCTGGACTCGCTTGATCGGCCCCGGCTTTCGATCTCGAACTACGAGAATCCCGAAGTATCTCCCGGCGTACGTACGTACACAGAGCCATACACTTGGGCATGGGACGGCGACAAATGGATTGACGGCTCCGATCCAGCCAAGGTTATCGACCACGGACCGAACAAGGACCGGAATATCGTTTCGCAGACCGTTTACAACGAGCTTGGACTCACTCGCTTGCAGCGCGACGTAGCCGGCAAAGTTGCTTTGTCTGGTTACGATCGTGCCGGGCGATTGATACGGTCCGTGTTGAATGCCAGCCAGCCGGCTTTCAACAACCGCTTCAATGGGGGCGACCCGACGCTTGAAATGTACCCTGGAGAAGGCATCGCTCTGAACTCAAGGGCCGATCAGGATATCATTCAGTTTAGCCAGCACAATGCTGTTGGAAACGTCGTCAAGAGTACATCGAATCCGGATTTCCCTGACGTCTCGCGTACGACGCTCACCACGTATGATGCCTTGAATCGACCTCATTTGGTGGTCTCGAGCGCGAGCGCGCCGGCGTACGAGATCCTGGCGGATCGGCAGCTTGCCAGCTACGTGTTCAACAGCGCTCCAGACCTGGACCTCGTCACCGAAACATCCTACGACCTAATGGGACGGGTGCTGGAAACAAAGGACGAGATGGGGCGGATTACGCGAACCGTCTATGATGTTCAGGGTCGATTGATCCGGTCGATCTCAAATTACCATTCGCAGACAGGCGCCGATGGCAATGTTGTAGATCCCAGCGACTGGCATTGGCAAGACGGGCGTTGGATGTACCTCTTTGACCCAATTCAGACGACATATTATCCAGTAGAACACAACTCGCTTGGCACCATGATCGGCATTGCCGATCAAAACCTCGTTACCGAGACGATCTACGACGGTGCAGGGAGAGTCCTCGAAACGCGCGACATATTGGGCCGTGTTACGAGATTCGTATATGATGGACTTGGACGTCAGACAAAGTCCATCACCAACTACGCCGAACAGATCACCGTCCCTGATGAATGGCAGTGGCGCATCGTAAGCGGCGAGGGCGCCTGGAGACTCAGCGCTACTAGCAATATGAAGGTCTCGTTCGGCGATGACAACGACCAAAACCTGATCATCGAGACGTCTTATGACGGGGACGGGCGACCCTTTGAGGTCCGTAATGCCGAGGGTCTCGTTACCAGAACGGTTTATGATGAACTGGGGCGAACATCCAAGACAATTCGGAACTACGTCGAGCAGTCAACGGAGCCGCATTCTTGGGAATGGCGGGAGGAATCCAGCAAATGGGCATGGCGCCTGAGCGACGAAACCACTGATCTCGTCGATCATGGCGACCGAGAAGACCAGAACTTAATCACGCAGACACATTATGATGCGCAGGGCCGCCCGGAGCTAATCCGGGACAATCGTGGAGTTGCCGCATTTAGCGTCTACGACAAACAGGGACGTCAAGTCAAGACAATTGCCAACTACATACCGCAGACAACACCACCCGTAGCGTGGATTTGGCGACTGGACGCTGCTGAAACCGAATATGCGTGGCGGCTCAGTGACGACAACGATACGGAAGTGAGCCACGGCGCGGATAACGATCAGAACATCATATCTGCGACCGAGGAGTTCGACCTGCTTGGACGTGTTGTCTTTACGCGTGACGTCGCTGGTCACGCCACGGTTCGGATCTATGACGAGCTTGGACGCCAAGTCCGAATTGTGACCAGTTACGTCGTGCAGGGTGCGACCGATCCAAAGGATTGGGTGTGGCGCACAGAAGGCGGTGTGTGGGGCTGGTATGCCGCGGACAGCGGTTCGACGCTGGTGAGTCACGGCACGGACAACGACGTCAACCTCATTAGCGATACGCACTACGACAAGGCGGGTCGGGTGGTCCTGACGCGCGACGCGAGCGGAACATCGACCGCCTTCACATATGATCGCGCCGGGCGGCAGCGCAACGTCACCACAGCAGCCGAGACCGGTTTGGCGACAACCAGCTATGCGTGCTTCGACAAAGCAGGCCGCACGCTGCGCCGCATCGACAACTGGATCGATAATGGCGTATCGCCTGACGAACGAGACACTGCCGGCAATTACGTCTTCGATCCGGAGCTGCATGGAATTGACAACGACCAGAATCTGATTACGCGGATCGTACTCGATGAACTCGGTCGCGTCTACCGACAGTCAAACCCGGCCGGAGACTCAACTACGAGTTTTTACGACCTTGACTCGTCGTTGGTCCAACAACTTGACCCGCTCGCTGTATCGACGCGGTACGTACACGATCGGCAGCGACGGACAACAAAAGTTGTTCAGAACTACTATGATCAACGGATGCGGATTGCCTTCTCATCTAACCGCGATCGAACCAACGCGGCGGAATCCGACATCTTCACCATGAATCGCGACGGCACGAATGTCGTACGTCTCACCAGCGATGGCGTTGTAAACGAGGCCGCTGCATGGTCTCGTGACGGGACCAAGATCGCATTCTTTCGGAGAACTACCTCTGGGCACCTTATGATCTACACGATGGACAGCGACGGTGCAGCCTTGACGGCAATTACCGACACTGACGCCGATCACCTGTATCCAGCGTGGTCCGCGGACTCGACGAAGATTGTGTGTAAGGGCTACAACGTTTCCAGCTACGTGCTGAAGGTTATGGACAGCGACGGCGGCAACAAGCAGGTTCTTTGGGAACCGCCGGCCAACCGGGACATCTACCATCCGAATTGGTCATGGGCGAACAACAAGGTTGTGTTCGAACTAAATCATACCGACGCGGCGCTCGAGTCGGACATCGCTGTTGTCAATAGCAATGGAAGCGGTTTTGCTCTGCTCGTAGCGGACGGCAACAAGAATCGCAACCCCGTGTGGTCGCCTGACGGCACAAGAATTGCGTTTGACTCGAGGACCGTCGAGAACCTTTTCCAGATCTACGTAATGCGGCATGATGGTACCGATGTCACGCAGCTCACATTTACCGCCCAGGCAAACGTCAATCCGACGTGGTCGCCCGATGGGCGACAGATCATGTTCTACTCGCGCCGTGACGGCCTGCCTGAACGGCAGCTCTACGTGATGAACGCTGACGGGACGAATCAACGGCGAGTTACGGTCAACGAGTCGAGTGATAACGACGTCGCGTGGGCGCCGATTCAGACAGATCCGGCGGCGTGGGAGTGGGTGACGGATCACTGGGAGAACGAAGACGGCGACCCGATTGTACACGGCGACCTCAACGACACCAACGTCATCGTTGCGATGCGCAACGACATCGCAGGCCGGCCGATTGAGGTGCGCAACCCGGGCGGCGCGACGACTGCCTATCGCTACGACGCGCTCGGTCGGCGGATCGTCCGTGTGATGAACTATGTGCCGCAGGGGACAACCGATCCGGCAGACTGGGTATGGAGCGTGGCCAACGACCGCTGGGAACGTGGCGCAAGCGATACCACCGCGATCAGCCACGGCCCGAACGGCGACGAGAATATGGTCATGCAAATGCGCTACGTCGATCTTGATGCACCAGGCGACGTGACCGGCCAAACGCGGACGATTACCGTCCAACCGAACGGCACCGAGATCGTGCGCGACTTCGACCGCCTAGGCCGCCCGCTGACGATCGGCTATGACGACCTCAGGGCGACACCTGACGTCACCTTCGCGCATGACATCCGCGGCAACCGTGTCCGCATGACCGAGACGGGCATCAGCGGCACAGTGCGCGAGACGCTATATAGCTATGATGGTGCGCAGCGACTGATTACAGCCAGCTTCGACACCGACGGGGACAGCACTGTCGACGAAACGGTCGGATATGCGTATGACGTCAGCGGACGACGTACACAGCTAGCGATGCCTGGCAGCAAGACGGTCGACTATACCTTCGACGCGCGCGGGCAAATGCGAAGCCTGACAGACTGGTCCGATCAGACCACTCGATTCCGCTATGACGCGATGGGGCGTCACGTGCTGACACGACGCGCCAATGGTCTGCGGTCGTTGTACCAGTACGACGCCGGGGGACGACTCCGCCTGCTGCGACATGACGCCGGCGCGCGGCTGTTGGCGCAGTTCGGTTACGAAGTGGACGCGCGCGGCAACCGGACGCAGGCGTTCGAAGCGCAGCGGCATCCGGGCAGCGGCACGACCATCATCGACCAGAGCGACGACGCGGTGTACTACTACGGCGACTGGACGACCGCGGGCGGCTTCCACGTCACCGCGCAGCCGTATGCCTCGTTCCGCTTAACGTTCGCGGGGAATGAAAACGTCGAACTGACGATGGGCGAAGGGCCGGATCACGGCTTGTACGACGTGTACATCGGCGGGTCGCTTTGGCAGAGCTTCAACGGCTACGCCGCCAACGCCGGCGAGCGTGTGATCCCGATCCCCCTGTCGAACGACGGACCGTTTACGCTGCACGTCAAAAACCGCGCCGACAAAGCTCGTCATCGTCCGGCCACGTGA